One Malania oleifera isolate guangnan ecotype guangnan chromosome 10, ASM2987363v1, whole genome shotgun sequence genomic region harbors:
- the LOC131166580 gene encoding fasciclin-like arabinogalactan protein 16, whose translation MHLSHQLYLFFFIFFKAAEVVHPDAVGRPDGVVDLIERPAVSPPVRDDFNRCRSSQSISAVLPEGAQEIDLQTAAPPSEPSPGAYLEGENRVKDFIDTLLQYGGYSETVDILVNLTSLGAEIAKLVSEGCALTVLAPNDEAMEKLTAEQLRDPGSPERIINYHILPEYQTEESMYNAVRRSGKVWYDTMNVPHKVAAAEADGTVKFGHGNGSSHLIDADIYADGRISVQGIDGVLFPPETKTVAPARRMGGSV comes from the coding sequence ATGCACCTATCGCATCAACTTtacctcttcttcttcatcttctttaagGCCGCCGAAGTGGTCCACCCGGATGCGGTCGGCCGTCCCGACGGCGTAGTTGACCTGATCGAACGCCCTGCGGTATCCCCACCCGTGCGAGACGACTTCAACCGTTGCCGGAGTTCACAATCCATCTCTGCCGTTTTGCCGGAAGGAGCTCAGGAAATTGACCTGCAAACGGCTGCACCGCCGTCGGAACCAAGTCCCGGAGCCTACCTCGAAGGCGAGAACCGGGTGAAGGATTTTATCGACACCCTCCTCCAGTACGGCGGGTACAGCGAAACGGTCGATATTCTGGTGAATTTGACGTCGTTGGGTGCCGAAATTGCAAAGCTTGTGTCGGAGGGCTGCGCGTTAACGGTTCTGGCGCCGAACGACGAAGCCATGGAGAAGCTGACAGCCGAACAGCTGAGGGACCCAGGCTCGCCGGAGCGGATAATAAACTACCATATACTGCCGGAGTACCAGACGGAGGAGAGCATGTACAACGCGGTGCGGCGATCCGGGAAGGTGTGGTACGACACAATGAATGTGCCGCACAAGGTGGCGGCGGCGGAGGCCGATGGGACGGTGAAGTTTGGGCACGGCAATGGCTCCAGTCATTTGATTGATGCCGATATATATGCGGATGGGCGAATTTCAGTTCAGGGGATTGATGGGGTGTTATTTCCGCCAGAGACGAAGACGGTGGCGCCAGCAAGGCGCATGGGAGGAAGTGTTTGA